Proteins from one Xiphophorus hellerii strain 12219 chromosome 8, Xiphophorus_hellerii-4.1, whole genome shotgun sequence genomic window:
- the LOC116723799 gene encoding neuropeptide FF receptor 2-like yields the protein MTENPAYNTTLEDLILSSAPVLQNKPWPQQNITYVDFYLHKPGVAVVFTVSYLLIFAVCMVGNGVVCFIVLRSRNMRTVTNLFILNLAISDLLVGIFCMPTTLLDNIITGWPFGSIVCKLSGMVQGISVSASVFTLVAIAVDRFRCIVYPFKQKLTIATSKLIIVIIWALAVFIMCPSGVMLQVTKEQTVRIVLGPNSDTRPFYWCRENWPSQEMRKVYTTVLFANIYLAPLSLIVIMYARIGFTLFKTTLPPARGSGSAPLEVSGNNKLSVDGRQTITRKKKRVIMMLLVVALLFIVSWLPLWTLMMLSDYASLTEHQYRVINIYVYPFAHWLAFFNSSINPIIYGFFNENFRKGFQAAFKFQLCSADVLRQRTLSHRIRGNAVLPVHPTVPSRPASRAGSLFVGNGTCQEGNDVREQDLIMEDLEKVSQI from the exons ATGACAGAGAACCCGGCCTATAACACCACCTTGGAGGACCTGATCCTTTCCAGTGCTCCAGTGTTGCAGAACAAGCCTTGGCCTCAGCAGAACATCACCTATGTGGATTTCTACCTTCACAAACCCGGCGTGGCTGTGGTCTTCACCGTTTCCTACCTGCTCATCTTTGCGGTGTGCATGGTCGGTAACGGGGTGGTGTGCTTCATCGTGCTGCGCAGCAGGAACATGCGCACCGTCACCAATCTGTTTATCCTCAACCTGGCCATCAGTGACCTCCTGGTGGGCATCTTCTGCATGCCAACCACACTTCTGGACAACATTATAACAG gatGGCCTTTCGGTAGCATTGTGTGTAAACTGAGTGGGATGGTTCAAGGAATATCTGTGTCGGCATCTGTATTCACCCTCGTTGCCATCGCTGTTGACAG GTTCCGCTGCATTGTCTACCCTTTCAAGCAGAAACTGACCATCGCCACCTCAAAGCTAATTATTGTCATCATTTGGGCCCTGGCTGTATTCATCATGTGCCCGTCGGGGGTCATGCTCCAGGTCACGAAGGAGCAGACAGTACGGATAGTCCTCGGTCCCAACAGCGACACTCGTCCGTTCTACTGGTGCCGGGAGAACTGGCCTAGTCAGGAAATGAGGAAGGTCTACACCACGGTTCTCTTCGCCAACATCTACCTCGCCCCGCTAAGTCTGATTGTCATCATGTACGCGCGCATTGGCTTCACCCTCTTTAAGACCACCCTACCTCCAGCTAGGGGCAGTGGGAGCGCCCCACTGGAGGTCAGCGGCAACAACAAACTGAGCGTGGACGGGCGTCAGACGATCACTCGGAAGAAGAAGCGGGTGATAATGATGCTCCTGGTCGTGGCTTTGCTTTTCATTGTATCCTGGCTGCCTCTCTGGACCCTCATGATGCTGAGCGACTACGCCAGCTTGACGGAGCACCAGTACCGCGTCATTAACATCTACGTGTACCCTTTCGCTCACTGGCTGGCCTTCTTCAACAGCAGCATCAACCCCATCATCTACGGCTTCTTCAACGAGAACTTCCGCAAAGGCTTCCAGGCAGCCTTTAAGTTCCAGCTGTGTTCCGCCGACGTCCTGCGCCAAAGGACCCTCTCCCACCGGATCAGAGGGAACGCCGTGCTCCCAGTCCACCCGACGGTGCCGAGCAGACCGGCGTCCAGAGCCGGGTCGCTGTTCGTGGGGAATGGAACGTGTCAGGAGGGAAACGACGTCAGAGAGCAAGATCTGATCATGGAGGatttggaaaaagtttcacagaTTTAG